A part of Ictalurus furcatus strain D&B chromosome 8, Billie_1.0, whole genome shotgun sequence genomic DNA contains:
- the mmp17b gene encoding matrix metalloproteinase-17b isoform X1, with amino-acid sequence MKVLEWIVLTLILFGCKWADSVPLAPPIASVTPEMPLSVIPTVDESARLVDWLMKYGYLPPPDPSTGQLQAWTAVTHALKAMQRFAGLHDTGVLDEETLRMMQTPRCSLPDDEGGPNPESDADTELQVQRVKRAISSWAQRNINWRLRTYPTSSALSHETFRSLVFYALKVWADPTALEFHEVGGPDGADLLIDFLHGSHGDGYPFDGVGGAVGHAFFPSDQDRAGEVHLDAEEEWAFRQPASEGTDVFTVLVHELGHALGLSHSSARGSVMRPYYQGPLGDPLHFSLGSPDREHITTLYGTRADNLQTGSHPLEAEAELKHPRRGTDRLTHMHRHTHSHLDSPSVDRCNTSFDVVAKIRGETFFFKGPSMWRVNRGGLVSRRAVSVRKLWAALPTSLPPLRAVLERQEDHAIIFISGSQFWLFKDLSLQNGFPQPLFALNPADPDGEKHGVHWDPDKGVVWGSGVERGESGQVWTELIEGGVNGIITENNGSLFLFKGSHYWKFAHPGSSPEEGFPRPVASDWLKCPDPSPHHPGDISLTSIVGQQELQERKEEGALEQIRRRSKTTMRHTENHGECPCSNSASPPNTSLHFLMIILLLHTLTYQSSVSLFTTRSHPVRR; translated from the exons GATTGGCTAATGAAATATGGCTACCTGCCTCCTCCTGACCCCTCCACGGGGCAGCTTCAAGCCTGGACTGCAGTCACACACGCTCTGAAGGCTATGCAGAGGTTTGCTGGATTACACGACACTGGAGTATTGG ATGAGGAGACTCTGAGAATGATGCAGACACCGCGTTGTTCACTTCCTGACGATGAAGGCGGTCCGAACCCTGAGTCAGACGCAGATACTGAGCTTCAAGTCCAGAGGGTGAAGAGAGCCATCTCGAGCTGGGCTCAGAGAAACATCAACTGGAG ATTGCGCACGTACCCCACCTCTTCAGCTCTGTCCCATGAGACGTTTCGTTCTCTGGTCTTCTATGCTCTGAAAGTGTGGGCAGATCCAACGGCTCTTGAGTTTCACGAG GTTGGAGGGCCAGACGGGGCGGATCTCCTGATTGACTTCTTACATGGTTCACATGGTGATGGATACCCTTTTGATGGGGTGGGTGGAGCTGTTGGCCACGCCTTCTTTCCTTCTGACCAGGACAGAGCAGGTGAAGTTCATCTGGATGCAGAGGAGGAGTGGGCATTCAGACAGccag CCTCTGAAGGCACGGATGTGTTCACGGTGCTGGTGCACGAACTCGGCCATGCTCTCGGACTCTCCCACTCTTCAGCACGGGGGTCCGTTATGAGGCCGTATTACCAAGGGCCCCTTGGAGACCCGCTCCACTTCAGCCTGGGATCTCCAGACCGAGAGCACATCACCACTCTCTACG GGACGAGAGCTGACAATCTACAGACAGGAAGTCATCCTCTAGAGGCAGAAGCTGAACTGAAACATCCACGCAGAGGCACAGacagactcacacacatgcaccgacacacacacagtcacctgGACAG TCCTTCTGTGGATCGCTGCAACACCAGTTTCGATGTGGTCGCTAAAATCAGAGGGGAGACGTTTTTCTTCAAAG GTCCGAGTATGTGGAGGGTGAACAGAGGAGGCCTGGTTTCTCGGAGAGCCGTGTCCGTGCGCAAACTCTGGGCTGCTCTGCCCACATCTCTGCCCCCGCTGAGGGCCGTACTGGAGAGGCAAGAGGATCACgccatcatcttcatcagtg GTTCTCAGTTCTGGCTGTTTAAGGATCTGTCTCTGCAGAATGGTTTCCCGCAGCCGCTGTTTGCTCTGAATCCCGCAGACCCGGATGGAGAGAAACACGGTGTGCACTGGGACCCTGataaaggagtggtgtgggGGTCGGGAGTAGAGCGAGGAGAGAGCGGTCAGGTGTGGACCGAGCTCATTGAAGGAGGAGTGAATGGAATTATTACAGAGAACAATG gttctctcttcctcttcaaaGGCTCTCACTATTGGAAATTTGCCCACCCAGGCTCCTCCCCTGAGGAGGGATTTCCCCGACCTGTGGCCTCAGATTGGTTGAAGTGCCCCGACCCTTCCCCTCATCACCCTGGAGATATCTCTCTGACATCCATTGTTGGTCAGCAGGagcttcaagagagaaaagaggaaggcGCATTGGAGCAGATCAGGCGCAGGTCCAAAACTACAATGAGACATACAGAGAATCATGGGGAATGTCCCTGCTCCAACAGCGCATCACCACCTAACACAAGTCTGCATTTCCTGATGATCATCCTGCTCTTACACACTCTGACTTATCAGTCATCTGTGTCCCTTTTTACGACACGCTCACATCCTGTTCGTCGTTAG
- the mmp17b gene encoding matrix metalloproteinase-17b isoform X2, with the protein MKYGYLPPPDPSTGQLQAWTAVTHALKAMQRFAGLHDTGVLDEETLRMMQTPRCSLPDDEGGPNPESDADTELQVQRVKRAISSWAQRNINWRLRTYPTSSALSHETFRSLVFYALKVWADPTALEFHEVGGPDGADLLIDFLHGSHGDGYPFDGVGGAVGHAFFPSDQDRAGEVHLDAEEEWAFRQPASEGTDVFTVLVHELGHALGLSHSSARGSVMRPYYQGPLGDPLHFSLGSPDREHITTLYGTRADNLQTGSHPLEAEAELKHPRRGTDRLTHMHRHTHSHLDSPSVDRCNTSFDVVAKIRGETFFFKGPSMWRVNRGGLVSRRAVSVRKLWAALPTSLPPLRAVLERQEDHAIIFISGSQFWLFKDLSLQNGFPQPLFALNPADPDGEKHGVHWDPDKGVVWGSGVERGESGQVWTELIEGGVNGIITENNGSLFLFKGSHYWKFAHPGSSPEEGFPRPVASDWLKCPDPSPHHPGDISLTSIVGQQELQERKEEGALEQIRRRSKTTMRHTENHGECPCSNSASPPNTSLHFLMIILLLHTLTYQSSVSLFTTRSHPVRR; encoded by the exons ATGAAATATGGCTACCTGCCTCCTCCTGACCCCTCCACGGGGCAGCTTCAAGCCTGGACTGCAGTCACACACGCTCTGAAGGCTATGCAGAGGTTTGCTGGATTACACGACACTGGAGTATTGG ATGAGGAGACTCTGAGAATGATGCAGACACCGCGTTGTTCACTTCCTGACGATGAAGGCGGTCCGAACCCTGAGTCAGACGCAGATACTGAGCTTCAAGTCCAGAGGGTGAAGAGAGCCATCTCGAGCTGGGCTCAGAGAAACATCAACTGGAG ATTGCGCACGTACCCCACCTCTTCAGCTCTGTCCCATGAGACGTTTCGTTCTCTGGTCTTCTATGCTCTGAAAGTGTGGGCAGATCCAACGGCTCTTGAGTTTCACGAG GTTGGAGGGCCAGACGGGGCGGATCTCCTGATTGACTTCTTACATGGTTCACATGGTGATGGATACCCTTTTGATGGGGTGGGTGGAGCTGTTGGCCACGCCTTCTTTCCTTCTGACCAGGACAGAGCAGGTGAAGTTCATCTGGATGCAGAGGAGGAGTGGGCATTCAGACAGccag CCTCTGAAGGCACGGATGTGTTCACGGTGCTGGTGCACGAACTCGGCCATGCTCTCGGACTCTCCCACTCTTCAGCACGGGGGTCCGTTATGAGGCCGTATTACCAAGGGCCCCTTGGAGACCCGCTCCACTTCAGCCTGGGATCTCCAGACCGAGAGCACATCACCACTCTCTACG GGACGAGAGCTGACAATCTACAGACAGGAAGTCATCCTCTAGAGGCAGAAGCTGAACTGAAACATCCACGCAGAGGCACAGacagactcacacacatgcaccgacacacacacagtcacctgGACAG TCCTTCTGTGGATCGCTGCAACACCAGTTTCGATGTGGTCGCTAAAATCAGAGGGGAGACGTTTTTCTTCAAAG GTCCGAGTATGTGGAGGGTGAACAGAGGAGGCCTGGTTTCTCGGAGAGCCGTGTCCGTGCGCAAACTCTGGGCTGCTCTGCCCACATCTCTGCCCCCGCTGAGGGCCGTACTGGAGAGGCAAGAGGATCACgccatcatcttcatcagtg GTTCTCAGTTCTGGCTGTTTAAGGATCTGTCTCTGCAGAATGGTTTCCCGCAGCCGCTGTTTGCTCTGAATCCCGCAGACCCGGATGGAGAGAAACACGGTGTGCACTGGGACCCTGataaaggagtggtgtgggGGTCGGGAGTAGAGCGAGGAGAGAGCGGTCAGGTGTGGACCGAGCTCATTGAAGGAGGAGTGAATGGAATTATTACAGAGAACAATG gttctctcttcctcttcaaaGGCTCTCACTATTGGAAATTTGCCCACCCAGGCTCCTCCCCTGAGGAGGGATTTCCCCGACCTGTGGCCTCAGATTGGTTGAAGTGCCCCGACCCTTCCCCTCATCACCCTGGAGATATCTCTCTGACATCCATTGTTGGTCAGCAGGagcttcaagagagaaaagaggaaggcGCATTGGAGCAGATCAGGCGCAGGTCCAAAACTACAATGAGACATACAGAGAATCATGGGGAATGTCCCTGCTCCAACAGCGCATCACCACCTAACACAAGTCTGCATTTCCTGATGATCATCCTGCTCTTACACACTCTGACTTATCAGTCATCTGTGTCCCTTTTTACGACACGCTCACATCCTGTTCGTCGTTAG